A stretch of the Parachlamydia acanthamoebae genome encodes the following:
- a CDS encoding DUF5399 domain-containing protein: MATIDQLDLSVYNLYAIRTKMLEQIDQQLSLKSASSIPPQTQIVDINPKLTELDILLGIVPLHTPWAYFYPPQRIRDLRRSPFAFYRVAPSLGSYEDQEELEATLAAIPCSTAEEEQEKKAITNCFKQISKINEWLGFIVGRIGQFLQG; the protein is encoded by the coding sequence ATGGCTACCATTGACCAACTAGACTTAAGCGTCTATAACTTGTATGCAATTCGCACCAAAATGTTGGAGCAAATTGACCAACAACTCAGCCTTAAGTCAGCATCTTCGATCCCTCCACAAACACAAATTGTTGATATTAATCCCAAGCTAACAGAGCTTGATATTTTGCTAGGGATTGTCCCCCTTCATACCCCTTGGGCTTATTTCTATCCGCCTCAACGCATTCGAGATTTGAGACGCTCACCCTTTGCTTTTTATCGCGTCGCCCCTTCTTTGGGCTCCTATGAGGATCAAGAAGAGCTAGAAGCTACACTCGCAGCGATTCCTTGCAGCACAGCTGAAGAAGAGCAAGAAAAAAAAGCAATCACAAACTGTTTTAAGCAAATTAGTAAAATTAACGAATGGCTTGGATTCATCGTCGGACGAATCGGACAATTCTTACAGGGATAA